In a single window of the Rhizobium tropici CIAT 899 genome:
- the repB gene encoding plasmid partitioning protein RepB, producing MSKSPRKSIVASFGLLSAELESSENKTDSSPPAPAPVQTGRVGAGVIGAAHRAIGDIRAERDRLRAIVESGEGWIQDLDPQVIDASPYPDRLPDDDPQDFERFKRSIEEEGQKVPIQVRRHPSSGDRYQVVYGHRRWRAALELGRTVRAIEVEISDLDLVLAQGIENASRQDLTWIERALFASRMDDAGIKARHIYAALSIEDAELARMRSVYRAIPADIIEAIGRAPKIGRPRWLDLAKAISAAPNALDVVRAALLDANKDNETSDQRFQVALKAIKPPSEPRNTQIAISDTSGTKLGVFVTSPREVRISAEGKLGTEFVRFIEEELPDLVERFTRFRDNRNP from the coding sequence ATGAGCAAAAGCCCGAGAAAATCCATCGTCGCCAGCTTCGGTCTGCTCTCAGCGGAGTTGGAAAGTAGCGAAAACAAAACGGATTCATCGCCGCCGGCCCCTGCCCCCGTGCAAACCGGCCGTGTCGGTGCCGGCGTGATCGGAGCCGCGCATCGGGCGATCGGCGACATACGCGCCGAGCGTGACCGATTGCGTGCCATTGTCGAATCCGGCGAAGGCTGGATACAGGACCTCGATCCCCAAGTGATCGATGCTTCTCCTTATCCGGATCGCCTGCCTGACGATGATCCTCAGGATTTCGAGAGGTTCAAGCGCTCCATCGAGGAGGAAGGCCAAAAGGTTCCGATCCAGGTTCGACGGCACCCCTCTTCAGGCGATCGGTATCAGGTTGTCTATGGTCATCGCAGGTGGCGGGCCGCCCTGGAGCTCGGCCGCACCGTCCGAGCTATAGAAGTCGAGATTTCCGATCTCGATCTGGTTCTGGCCCAAGGTATTGAAAATGCCAGCCGTCAGGACCTGACATGGATCGAACGCGCCTTGTTTGCCTCGCGCATGGATGATGCGGGCATCAAGGCGCGCCACATCTATGCGGCCCTCTCGATCGAGGATGCGGAACTTGCACGAATGCGGAGCGTCTATCGCGCAATTCCAGCGGATATCATTGAGGCAATTGGTAGGGCTCCGAAGATTGGTCGGCCGCGCTGGCTGGATTTGGCGAAGGCGATATCCGCAGCCCCGAATGCTCTTGATGTGGTGCGCGCCGCTCTCTTGGATGCAAATAAGGACAACGAAACCTCGGACCAGCGCTTTCAGGTGGCGCTGAAGGCAATCAAGCCTCCGTCTGAGCCGCGCAACACGCAAATTGCGATTTCCGATACATCCGGAACCAAGTTGGGTGTGTTCGTGACCTCCCCTCGGGAGGTTCGAATCTCTGCCGAGGGCAAACTGGGTACGGAATTCGTGAGATTTATCGAGGAAGAGCTGCCCGATCTTGTTGAGCGCTTCACTCGTTTCAGAGACAACCGCAACCCCTGA
- a CDS encoding nitrilase family protein, protein MTLKISSVQFQHRANDKAYNLSRIEHFTEEAVQADNQLVVFPEMCICGYWHVPKLDGPALQALAEPLSGPSITRVAALARVKGIAIGAGFLELGENGKLYNSYVVCMPDGHIHCHRKLHAWEHRLISSGDAFTVFDTPWGIRAGILICWDNNLIENARATALLGAELLIAPHQAGGGHSVSPHGLKRIPVEKWINRHEDPEAIEAEFRGPNGREWFMRWLPSRAHDNGMFLVFSNGVGQDEDEVRTGNAMILDPYGRILAETWAAADARVSAEIDLALLDKCTGQRWIRGRRPELYSILTQPNANGLAPMDARYSEESTRNGG, encoded by the coding sequence ATGACGCTCAAAATTTCATCCGTGCAGTTTCAACATCGGGCCAATGACAAGGCCTACAATCTCTCGCGTATAGAGCATTTCACGGAAGAAGCCGTTCAGGCTGATAATCAGCTCGTCGTCTTTCCCGAAATGTGCATCTGCGGATATTGGCATGTTCCCAAGCTCGATGGCCCCGCGCTGCAGGCGCTGGCGGAGCCGCTCTCTGGTCCCTCGATCACGCGAGTCGCAGCCTTGGCGCGGGTGAAGGGCATTGCGATCGGCGCTGGCTTCCTCGAGTTGGGTGAAAACGGAAAGCTTTATAATAGTTACGTGGTCTGCATGCCCGATGGACACATCCATTGCCATCGCAAATTGCACGCCTGGGAGCATCGCCTTATTTCCAGCGGCGATGCCTTCACGGTCTTCGACACACCTTGGGGAATTCGTGCCGGCATCCTGATCTGCTGGGACAATAATCTGATCGAGAACGCGCGCGCCACGGCGCTGCTTGGTGCCGAATTGCTGATCGCGCCGCATCAGGCCGGCGGCGGCCATTCGGTTAGTCCGCACGGGCTGAAGCGGATACCGGTCGAAAAATGGATCAATCGCCACGAAGACCCCGAGGCGATCGAGGCTGAATTTCGAGGTCCGAACGGCCGGGAGTGGTTCATGCGCTGGCTGCCGTCGCGCGCCCACGACAATGGAATGTTCCTCGTCTTCAGCAATGGCGTCGGACAGGATGAAGACGAGGTGCGCACCGGCAATGCCATGATCCTCGATCCCTATGGGCGTATCCTGGCCGAAACCTGGGCGGCCGCCGATGCGAGGGTAAGCGCTGAAATCGATCTGGCCCTGCTCGACAAATGTACGGGGCAGCGCTGGATAAGAGGCCGCCGCCCCGAGCTTTATAGTATCCTGACACAACCCAACGCCAACGGTCTCGCACCCATGGACGCGCGCTACTCGGAAGAGTCTACCCGCAACGGCGGGTAG
- a CDS encoding LysR family transcriptional regulator — MEIKLLRSFIQLIDSGHYGKASAKLFVTQSTLTKQIQALEAAMGGALFERGRHGAKLTPLGELLQREARPLLQLNDDVDRKMHRAMAGLTGYLDIGFGISTLAVAPRLIAGFRAATPDCSITLNDLPSREQHQRLVDGRLDIGFCRAPEDDSGLAFMPVVEEYLALALPSGVTMPAQDRLSELNELGFVALSPSRGPGLDDQIRRWCSLAGFEPRIAQYADDILTVHAIVSAGLGAAFLPWRGVRALAGSIRTQSLSGPESKWPVGICWHRKHTSPLLAGFVDHVTKNLEFDHPASEWQSR; from the coding sequence ATGGAAATAAAGCTCCTCCGATCCTTCATTCAATTGATCGACAGCGGCCACTACGGCAAGGCTTCGGCAAAATTGTTCGTCACCCAGTCGACCCTGACCAAGCAGATTCAGGCTTTGGAAGCTGCAATGGGCGGAGCGCTGTTCGAGCGCGGCCGCCATGGCGCCAAACTGACGCCTCTCGGAGAACTTCTGCAGCGCGAAGCACGCCCGCTTCTTCAATTGAACGACGATGTCGACCGGAAGATGCATCGCGCCATGGCCGGCCTTACCGGATATCTCGACATCGGATTTGGAATATCGACACTTGCCGTCGCACCACGGCTGATCGCCGGTTTTCGTGCGGCGACGCCGGATTGCAGTATCACGCTCAACGACTTGCCATCGCGGGAACAGCATCAGCGCCTGGTCGACGGCCGGCTCGATATCGGTTTCTGCCGGGCACCGGAGGACGATAGCGGCTTGGCTTTCATGCCCGTCGTCGAAGAGTATCTAGCCTTGGCGCTTCCAAGTGGGGTGACCATGCCGGCCCAAGATCGACTGTCGGAGCTGAATGAACTCGGATTTGTCGCACTTTCGCCGTCGCGCGGACCTGGATTGGACGACCAGATCAGGCGCTGGTGCTCGCTTGCCGGTTTCGAGCCTCGCATTGCCCAATATGCCGACGACATACTGACCGTGCACGCCATCGTTTCTGCCGGCCTGGGCGCGGCATTCCTGCCTTGGCGTGGCGTGCGGGCATTGGCGGGGTCCATCCGCACGCAATCTCTCTCAGGACCGGAATCAAAATGGCCGGTAGGAATCTGCTGGCATCGCAAACATACGAGCCCCCTGTTAGCCGGCTTTGTAGATCATGTAACGAAGAATCTGGAATTCGACCACCCGGCCTCCGAGTGGCAATCGAGATAA
- the repA gene encoding plasmid partitioning protein RepA, producing the protein MAIANRTETIAPSKENAASKIARHATVLSGQLQQLRTRMYPPKSEKMLRQFLTNEVSKLTSIPDSTLKLMSSEGRGPVPSRLENNHRVYTLAQINELRELFAKQKPAEALRFLPRRRPGEHLQVMAIANFKGGSAKTTTCVHLAHYLALHGYRVLALDLDPQASLSAMFGAQPEIDVGANETIYAALRYEAAERRPIREIIRKTYFDGIDLIPGNLEVMEYEHETPRVLAQKSGSGVIFFERLKLALAEVENDYDIVILDTPPSLGFLTLSAIYAATSMIITVHPAMLDVASMSQFLLMMGDLISVLNESGAQLDHDFIRYLVTRHDPNDAPQSQVVAMLRHLFGTDVLLPTAIESTAVEAAGLAKRSLYELEMGQIGRDTHKRAREAVDAVNEAIVQLIDGSWGRG; encoded by the coding sequence ATGGCGATAGCGAACCGCACGGAGACAATAGCTCCTTCAAAGGAAAATGCAGCCAGCAAAATCGCGCGGCACGCAACTGTACTGTCTGGTCAGCTCCAGCAGCTCAGAACGCGTATGTATCCGCCGAAATCCGAGAAGATGCTACGCCAGTTCCTGACCAATGAAGTGTCAAAGCTCACGTCCATCCCGGATTCGACATTGAAGCTGATGTCGAGCGAAGGCCGCGGTCCCGTTCCCAGCCGGTTGGAGAACAATCACCGGGTCTATACGCTTGCCCAGATCAACGAATTGCGGGAACTGTTTGCCAAGCAGAAGCCTGCAGAAGCGCTTCGCTTCCTGCCTCGGCGCCGACCGGGCGAACATCTGCAGGTCATGGCGATTGCCAACTTCAAGGGTGGCAGCGCCAAGACGACGACTTGCGTTCATCTTGCACATTATCTCGCGCTGCATGGCTATCGCGTGCTTGCCCTCGATCTAGATCCGCAGGCATCGCTTTCGGCCATGTTTGGCGCGCAGCCGGAAATCGATGTCGGCGCCAACGAAACCATCTACGCGGCGCTTCGATATGAGGCGGCCGAAAGGCGTCCCATCCGCGAGATCATTCGCAAAACCTATTTCGACGGCATTGACCTTATTCCAGGCAACCTGGAGGTCATGGAGTATGAGCACGAGACCCCTCGCGTCCTGGCTCAAAAATCCGGCTCCGGCGTGATCTTTTTCGAGCGCCTCAAGCTAGCGCTGGCCGAAGTCGAAAACGATTACGACATCGTCATCCTCGACACGCCGCCGTCGCTCGGATTTCTGACCCTCAGCGCTATTTATGCCGCAACGAGCATGATCATCACGGTACATCCGGCCATGCTGGACGTGGCATCGATGAGCCAATTCCTGCTCATGATGGGCGACCTGATCAGCGTGCTCAACGAAAGCGGCGCGCAGCTCGATCATGATTTCATCCGCTATCTGGTAACGCGTCACGATCCGAACGATGCGCCGCAGTCCCAGGTCGTTGCGATGTTGCGCCATCTCTTTGGCACCGATGTCTTGTTGCCCACGGCGATTGAGAGCACCGCGGTTGAGGCTGCCGGACTTGCAAAGCGCTCCCTCTACGAGTTGGAAATGGGGCAGATCGGCCGAGATACGCACAAGCGCGCGCGTGAGGCGGTCGATGCCGTCAACGAAGCGATCGTGCAACTCATCGATGGAAGTTGGGGACGTGGATGA